In the Solanum pennellii chromosome 5, SPENNV200 genome, one interval contains:
- the LOC107020408 gene encoding chromatin remodeling protein EBS-like isoform X1, translated as MAKTKPGKKDLDSYSIKGTNKVVRVGDCVLMRPSDSDKPPYVAKVDRIEADHRNNVKVRVQWYYRPEESVGGRRQFHGAKELFLSDHYDFQSAHTIEGKCIVHSFKNYTKLENVGPEDYFCRFDYKAATGGFTPDRVAVYCKCEMPYNPDDLMVQCEGCKDWFHPICMGMTIDEAKKLDPFLCSDCSSEDDAKRPLNSFHVEPKSWKKLLSREVDIFQNKPGKLIWDKQCVIAYLEAAHDKVQVELKRRKR; from the exons ATGGCAAAGACTAAACCAGGGAAAAAGGACCTTGATTCTTACTCTATCAAGGGTACCAACAAAGTCGTACGAG TTGGTGATTGTGTATTGATGAGACCATCCGATTCGGATAAGCCCCCATACGTGGCAAAAGTAGATAGAATTGAGGCAGACCATCGCAACAATGTGAAGGTCCGAGTTCAGTGGTACTACCGCCCTGAGGAGTCAGTTGGTGGACGCAGACAGTTCCATGGGGCTAAAGAGCTGTTCTTGTCTGATCACTATGATTTTCAGAGTGCACACACAATCGAAGGGAAGTGCATAGTGCACTCCTTCAAGAACTACACAAAGCTGGAGAATGTGGGCCCTGAGGATTACTTTTGTAGGTTCGACTACAAAGCTGCTACAGGAGGGTTTACTCCTGATCGTGTTGCTGT GTATTGCAAGTGTGAAATGCCCTACAACCCGGATGATCTCATGGTACAATGTGAAGGGTGTAAAGACTG GTTCCATCCTATCTGTATGGGTATGACCATTGATGAAGCAAAGAAATTAGACCCTTTCTTGTGTTCTGACTGTTCATCGGAAGATGATGCTAAACGACCCTTGAACTCTTTCCATGTTGAGCCAAAG TCTTGGAAGAAGTTGCTGTCGAGGGAAGTGGATATATTTCAAAACAAACCAGGAAAATTGATTTGGGACAAGCAGTGTGTAATTGCTTACTTAGAAGCAGCCCATGATAAGGTGCAG GTGGAGTTGAAGCGCAGGAAGAGATAG
- the LOC107020408 gene encoding chromatin remodeling protein EBS-like isoform X2 — translation MAKTKPGKKDLDSYSIKGTNKVVRVGDCVLMRPSDSDKPPYVAKVDRIEADHRNNVKVRVQWYYRPEESVGGRRQFHGAKELFLSDHYDFQSAHTIEGKCIVHSFKNYTKLENVGPEDYFCRFDYKAATGGFTPDRVAVYCKCEMPYNPDDLMVQCEGCKDWFHPICMGMTIDEAKKLDPFLCSDCSSEDDAKRPLNSFHVEPKVELKRRKR, via the exons ATGGCAAAGACTAAACCAGGGAAAAAGGACCTTGATTCTTACTCTATCAAGGGTACCAACAAAGTCGTACGAG TTGGTGATTGTGTATTGATGAGACCATCCGATTCGGATAAGCCCCCATACGTGGCAAAAGTAGATAGAATTGAGGCAGACCATCGCAACAATGTGAAGGTCCGAGTTCAGTGGTACTACCGCCCTGAGGAGTCAGTTGGTGGACGCAGACAGTTCCATGGGGCTAAAGAGCTGTTCTTGTCTGATCACTATGATTTTCAGAGTGCACACACAATCGAAGGGAAGTGCATAGTGCACTCCTTCAAGAACTACACAAAGCTGGAGAATGTGGGCCCTGAGGATTACTTTTGTAGGTTCGACTACAAAGCTGCTACAGGAGGGTTTACTCCTGATCGTGTTGCTGT GTATTGCAAGTGTGAAATGCCCTACAACCCGGATGATCTCATGGTACAATGTGAAGGGTGTAAAGACTG GTTCCATCCTATCTGTATGGGTATGACCATTGATGAAGCAAAGAAATTAGACCCTTTCTTGTGTTCTGACTGTTCATCGGAAGATGATGCTAAACGACCCTTGAACTCTTTCCATGTTGAGCCAAAG GTGGAGTTGAAGCGCAGGAAGAGATAG